Proteins co-encoded in one Lineus longissimus chromosome 11, tnLinLong1.2, whole genome shotgun sequence genomic window:
- the LOC135496185 gene encoding uncharacterized protein LOC135496185, producing MSVADVEARGKGRKPLKKKKPDTQGFAASQQNNAGMQNLSLLTSNLAQLKTLIFTEDFFNEYELRLLLISLLAVSILMQLVSKSIMHVVSKAKVFSPENVDYADDADHENEEDQIKRRNAKIRQASRLTGMANGLAFGTTIVNIIITTFAFTE from the exons ATGAGTGTGGCGGATGTGGAAGCTAGAGGCAAGGGCAGGAAgccgctgaagaagaagaaaccagATACTCAGGGGTTCGCCGCCAGCCAGCAGAACAATGCGGG GATGCAGAATCTCTCGCTGCTGACGAGTAATCTCGCCCAGTTAAAGACGCTGATCTTTACCGAGGACTTCTTCAATGAGTACGAGCTGCGTCTCCTGCTCATTTCCCTGCTGGCCGTGTCCATCCTCATGCAGTTGGTCAGTAAAAGCATCATGCATGTTGTG TCCAAGGCAAAAGTGTTCTCGCCCGAGAATGTGGACTACGCCGACGACGCGGACCACGAGAACGAGGAAGACCAAATCAAAAGGAGAAACGCTAAGATACGACAGGCGTCACGGCTGACCGGCATGGCCAATGGATTAGCCTTCGGGACGACCAtagtcaatatcatcatcactaCATTCGCCTTCACGGAATAA
- the LOC135495962 gene encoding uncharacterized protein LOC135495962 produces MKIVFMLLTLVLVLTVVSAKKPRGNRGGHRHQISPAQKKCKGCVKKCLYVDQNSFADCISAEEDNCFNLCTEAKMIPCLECIDDCKNTANDDGSERTMRFCIGRQSPCHQTCYHS; encoded by the exons ATGAAG ATCGTATTCATGCTGCTTACCCTAGTGCTTGTGTTGACTGTGGTCAGCGCGAAGAAACCAAGGGGCAACCGAGGAGGTCACAGGCATCAGATTAGTCCCGCCCAGAAGAAGTGTAAGGGCTGCGTCAAGAAGTGTCTTTACGTCGACCAGAACTCATTCGCCGACTGCATCAGCGCAGAAGAGGACAACTGCTTCAATCTCTGCACGGAGGCTAAGATGATTCCCTGCCTGGAGTGTATCGACGACTGCAAGAACACTGCCAATGATGACGGCTCGGAGCGCACCATGAGGTTCTGTATTGGTCGCCAGTCACCTTGCCATCAAACCTGTTACCACTCATAG